Proteins encoded in a region of the Panicum hallii strain FIL2 chromosome 3, PHallii_v3.1, whole genome shotgun sequence genome:
- the LOC112884094 gene encoding serine/threonine-protein kinase prpf4B-like yields MAAGGEPSPSPSPLPLSPAKHSRSPDDAQPDASPKRRKRHHHRRHHHHRRHRHADSPVAVAADDEVEEGEILDDAAAAMDVDADSAPPQASLVPERLNNGADTDSNADATKLQASALPTLPSSKDGRKSLNSAPESESGGILSSDAEDTKGYEQSQSLSKSPKSRKEKERRHRDERHSSSSKDYHSKNHSRTSPHPRHHSEAHPRDHSRSREKSDGANGSRASLRDGSDHDSNDRNGKSGRHTTSRQENERERGNIHLVHDRPGDRHGSQERYRDVRIDRDKVDSLEATRRLRERSRSRSRSDLRERARVRDQSRERERQSGSSRHKDHERKRDTSKDRHRESDRVDSVRERERVRDDRDRDREWHRVKGSETRRAREGRDNVTDIERHRDSTRSRYSTSEGYKERARSREKDRDVDHKSRRSEEMKENSFNKEEDEEEYQEKIEQQLAMQEEDDPEKIKEEARRRKEAIMAKYRRQQSQKQHMESKLSSNNEEVRAMDGDETTHLKDDNDSSSTGNYEAENKHDSSEVFAGKADFTVGKSPAHNDTLVSTGALSDERMIGVAGLGEGSPKSERSADMFCDDIFGESPAGIRKSGKDDGLHIERNALHDNWDDADGYYTYRFGELMDGRYEITAAHGKGVFSTVVRAKDLKAGKDDPEEVAIKIIRNNDTMYKAGKQEVSILEKLASADREDKRHCVRFISSFMYRNHLCLVFESLNLNLREVLKKFGRNIGLKLTAVRAYSKQLFIALKHLKNCKVLHCDIKPDNMLVNEAKNVLKLCDFGNAMLAGMNEVTPYLVSRFYRAPEIILGLPYDHPLDMWSVGCCLYELYTGKVLFPGPSNNAMLRLHMELKGPFPKKMLRKGAFTVQHFDQDLNFHATEEDPVTKMAVRRLILNIKPKDIGSLISNFPGEDPKMLSSFKDLLDKIFILDPEKRITVSQALSHPFITGK; encoded by the exons ATGGCCGCCGGCGGAGAGCCCtccccgtcgccgtcgccgctgccgcTCTCACCCGCCAAGCACTCTCGCTCGCCCGACGACGCCCAGCCCGACGCCTCCCCGAAGCGCCGCAAGCGCCACCATCAccgacgccaccaccaccaccgtcgcCACCGTCACGCCGACTCTCCGGTAGCCGTGGCGGCCGACgacgaggtagaggagggggagATACTCGACGATGCCGCCGCCGCTATGGACGTCGACGCTGATTCCGCCCCCCCACAGGCTTCCCTTGTTCCG GAGCGCCTTAACAATGGTGCTGATACAGACTCAAATGCAGATGCAACCAAGCTGCAAGCATCTGCTCTGCCTACCCTTCCATCCTCAAAAGACGGAAGGAAGTCACTTAACAGTGCCCCTGAGTCTGAAAGCGGAGGTATCCTTTCAAGTGATGCTGAGGACACCAAAGGGTATGAACAAAGCCAAAGCCTTTCGAAATCTCCAAAATCtagaaaggagaaggaaaggaGGCACAGAGATGAGCGTCACTCTTCGTCATCTAAAGATTATCATTCCAAAAATCACTCTAGAACATCTCCTCACCCAAGGCATCACAGTGAAGCTCATCCAAGGGATCACTCGAGGTCTAGAGAGAAAAGTGATGGTGCTAATGGTTCTCGTGCAAGTCTTAGGGATGGTTCTGATCATGACAGCAATGATCGGAATGGGAAGTCTGGCAGACATACTACTAGCAGACAGGAGAATGAAAGGGAAAGGGGCAATATCCATCTTGTTCATGATAGACCTGGTGACAGACATGGTAGCCAGGAAAGGTATAGGGATGTCAGGATAGATAGAGACAAAGTTGATTCACTTGAAGCTACCCGTAGGCTCAGAGAAAGAAGCAGGAGTCGTAGTAGATCGGATCTAAGGGAAAGGGCTCGTGTTCGTGACCAAAGCCGGGAGAGGGAAAGACAGAGTGGTAGTTCAAGGCATAAAGATCATGAGAGGAAGAGGGATACAAGTAAAGATCGGCATAGAGAATCTGACAGGGTTGACAGTGTACGTGAaagggagagagtgagagatGATAGGGACAGGGACAGGGAATGGCATAGGGTTAAGGGAAGTGAAACTCGTAGAGCCAGAGAAGGACGGGACAACGTTACCGATATTGAGAGGCACAGGGATTCAACGCGCTCAAGATACAGCACATCTGAAGGTTACAAAGAGAGGGCTAGATCCAGGGAGAAAGATAGAGATGTTGACCACAAAAGTCGGAGGTCTGAAGAAATGAAGGAAAACTCTTTCAACAA GGAGGAAGACGAAGAGGAGTACCAAGAGAAAATTGAACAGCAGTTAGCTATGCAGGAAGAAGACGACCCTGAAAAAATTAAGGAGGAAGCAAGGAGGAGGAAAGAAGCCATTATGGCGAAGTACAGGCGGCAACAATCTCAGAAGCAGCATATGGAATCCAAACTAAGTAGCAATAATGAAG AAGTAAGAGCAATGGATGGAGATGAAACTACGCATCTGAAAGATGATAATGATAGCAGCTCCACAGGCAATTATGAAGCTGAAAATAAGCATGATTCTTCAGAGGTTTTTGCTGGCAAAGCAGACTTCACTGTGGGGAAGTCTCCTGCTCACAATGACACTTTAGTTAGCACAGGAGCACTCAGTGATGAGAGGATGATAGGTGTTGCAGGTCTTGGAGAGGGTTCTCCCAAG AGTGAGAGATCAGCAGACATGTTTTGTGATGACATTTTTGGAGAATCACCTGCAGGCATTAGAAAATCG GGCAAGGATGATGGTTTGCATATTGAGAGAAATGCTCTTCATGACAACTGGGATGATGCAGATGGGTACTACA CTTACCGGTTTGGGGAATTGATGGATGGCCGTTACGAAATCACAGCAGCACATGGGAAGGGTGTGTTCTCAACAGTTGTGCGGGCAAAAGATCTTAAAGCTGGTAAAGATGATCCTGAAGAAGTTGCTATCAAAATTATTCGCAACAATGATACAAT GTACAAGGCTGGTAAGCAAGAGGTTTCAATATTGGAAAAACTTGCAAGTGCGGATCGCGAGGACAAACGCCACTGCGTGCGGTTTATTTCTAGTTTCATGTACCGGAACCATCTTTGCTTAGTTTTTGAATCTCTCAATTTGAATCTTCGTGAGGTATTAAAGAAATTTGGTCGTAATATCGGGCTTAAACTAACTGCGGTGAGGGCATATTCAAAGCAGCTCTTCATTGCCCTGAAGCACCTGAAGAACTGCAAAGTCTTGCACTGCGATATAAAGCCGGACAATATGTTG GTGAATGAGGCTAAGAATGTGCTCAAGCTATGTGATTTTGGTAATGCTATGCTTGCTGGCATGAATGAGGTTACACCTTACCTTGTCAGTCGTTTCTATCGGGCACCTGAGATCA TTCTTGGGTTACCCTATGACCATCCATTAGACATGTGGTCAGTTGGCTGCTGTCTATATGAGCTTTACACCGGGAAAGTCTTGTTCCCAGGTCCATCAAACAATGCCATGCTTCGGCTTCATATGGAATTAAAGGGCCCATTCCCTAAGAAGATGCTTCGAAAA GGTGCCTTTACAGTGCAACACTTTGACCAAGATCTTAATTTTCATGCTACTGAGGAGGATCCTGTGACAAAAATG GCTGTGAGAAGGTTAATTTTGAACATTAAACCAAAGGACATTGGTTCTTTGATTTCGAACTTTCCTGGCGAGGATCCAAAAATGCTGTCCAGTTTTAAAGATCTCCTTGATAAAATATTTATATTAGATCCTGAAAAGAGGATAACCGTATCACAAGCACTTAGCCATCCTTTTATCACTGGCAAGTGA